TTCTACAGTGGTTCCTAAACGAGCAGAGAGAAGAAGAATATGTAGCACGGCGGATCCTCGAGCTCTTCGACGTTATTGGCGAAGAAGGCACCGGACGCTGGCAGATCGATAAAACCATTCCTTCGGTAAGTTATACAGAATAAACTTCTCAGTTTTTTGGCATGATGTTTATACATATAATGTGAATCAAATCTTTGACTTATGAATATGAAAAACAGATCAACAATCGCAGGAGTTGTGCTGGCCGGGCTGGCAACAGGGGCTGCGGCCTGGTATCTTTTAGGTACTTCAAATGGGAAGGACGTGTGTAATAAGGTATTGGGTTCGGTTAAAGACTTAAGCAGTTCTTTGGCAGATAAAGCCAGTGATGCCATTAGTGAGTTGTCGGGAAAGGCTGATAATGTAACTAAAACAGTAATGGCATAAGAATTCGCATAAAATATCCTATTTTTGAGGCCCTTATAAGGGCCTTTTTTATTTACATAAATGAGGTAGCTCTTTAGCTTTTTGCTGATCTTTAATGAATGGTTGTTGCATTAACAATAGTACGATATCCCAAGATTTATATTCCGATAGCTATCATAGCTATGGCAGTCCACAGGATTCCGCTCTTACTACAAGCAAGGTGCTCATTCTGGAAGCTGCTTGGTTGCGGTAAAAACGGAAGTTTTGACCTGCAGCCCGACCTGCAGCAATGGGGGCTGCTTTCTGTCTGGGATTCACAAGAGGACTTCGACTTATTTTATAGTCGTTCTTTTGTAAGCCGCTGGTGGAGAGCATTCACAGAAGAGCAATGGACTGTTTTTTGTTCTCCCCTGGAGACGAGGGGGAAATGGGATGAGAAGGAGCCATTTAAGCCTGTTGTAGCTGATGATGACTATGATGGCCCGGTCGCGGTGCTAACCCGTGCTACCATACGACTATCACGTATAAAGCGCTTTTGGTCTAATGTAGGAAGGGTTTCAGATCTGATGTCTTCAGCAGATGGTTACGTCTTTTCTCTTGGAATAGGCGAAGCACCGGTATTCAAACAAGCTACGTTTTCTGTATGGCGTTCAGCAAAAGAGATGAAGCTTTTTGCATATTCATCTGCAGAACATCTTGACGTAATAAAAAAAACACGAAATGAAAACTGGTACAGCGAAGAACTCTTCGCGCGTTTCAAACCAGTCGGTTCTTTCGGATCTCTTAAAGGGCGCGATCCTCTAAAGGAGTTTTTAAATTCATAAACATTTTCATTAATAGATTTCACCATGCGTATAGTTGCTGAATTGCCGAGACCTGATTGTAAAATAACTATCTTTTCAATGAACATGAAGTTCCTGGTCAAGTTCGAACAGGGTAACCTCGAGCAAACCTACAAGATTTCAGAAATGGATGTAACAGGAGGCGTAAATGGCGTATTCCAAATTCTTGACGAAGAATTTATTGAAGCTGTAGTGAAACGATTCGAAGGAATGAGAAATGATTTCTCTTTAGCCTGGAAGAGATATGAAGCGTAATTTAAATTAAACAAACAAATTAAATAATACCATATAGAACACTGTATAATAGTTAATTAACTATCTGTTAAGAATATAATTTGGCCGTTACCTATATCAAAACAGGCTACACTAGTTATTATGTTAAATTATTATTTATTTAAATCTATATAACTTAATAATAACAAGCAGATTAAGAATAAAACAAAATAATATTCTGGGACATACATACAGCCAAATCTTTCCAAAAGAAGCTATTTGACGAATAGGGCCGAAAAAATAGCTACTCTACTGATCACAGAGCTTAAGAACCTAGAACGCACTAGTTTTTAAGCCCGGCTTACGGAATTGATGAGCTTATCGGGGCTGGGACGCAAACGAAGAACGAACACTCCTTGGCGGTTCGGGTGATTAAAAAGCTGGCTACCCATTATACCAACCTTTGCCCCCGGTATAGACCGATCTTTATTAATGCCACTAATACACTGCTTATGTTCCGCTCAGAGCCCGCCTTTCGTATATAAAGGCGGACTTTATGCAGGATTTAGCCAGTAATCCGGTTGTCTTCTTTATACTGTGTTTAAATTGCGAATTTGTCTTGACCTTTCTGTTGTATTATCTCAACTTTACTTTGCAAACCGGCAGCTCCGGCGCCCATGACCCTCTGGACCTTCGATTCAATCATTCTCCCCCGGGCCTTAACGACGCTTCAGTTAGCCCTTTAATAACGATTATGGCAATTTTAGAGAAAAATGGTGCCCTGCGCGGAACGGCAGGGACGGTAGTATTCCGAAGGTTCCGTACCCATACGGTAGTGCAGAAGCTTCCCGAGAGAAAGAAAGGACAGACCCTGGCCAGCCGTGCCAGCGCCTGCGAGTTCGGACTGGCCAGCACCTCGGCGGCCTCTATCCGCGATGCCCTGAAGCCTGTCTTCCGCAACCGTCACGACGGGGCTATGGTGAACCGCTTCAACAGTGCGGTATACCACAGCATCTTAGGAAGCAGAACGGCTGCCCGGGGCAACCGTGACCTGCACGATGGCGACCTGGACTGCCTGAAAGGTTTTGAATTCAATGCTGAAAGTCCCCTGAGTGAAGCCCTGAAGGTAAAACCGGTGGTATCCCTTAGCCCTGAAGGAAGGATCCGCATCCAGATGGATGCCCTCCACAGCAATACAGACCTGAAGGTACCGGCAAAGTTCAGGGAGATGACCGGCAGGTTCCGGCTGCGCTTTCTGGTCACAGCCCTCAACTTCCGCAGCGAATACTATGAATATGTAGCTGTAAAGGATGTGACAGTGATCAACGGGATGGCCCTGGAGGCACAGGACTTCGAAATGGAAGGGACGATACCGGAAGGATGTATGGTGTTGGTAACCTTGTCGCTGGAATGCCTGATGCGGAATAGTACGGACGATGCCATCGAGCTGATCAATACCCTCTCGTTCAGTCCTGCAGCCATTTTAGCGGCGTTTCAAATCGCTGAGGCGACGCCTATGGGTCAATCGGCAGAAGCAAAGAAGCAGGCCTGGGACGATTATTCAATGATGGAAGGGTACAACGGGAATACCTTGTTAGTGAAAATGGCCGAACTGGCCGAACTGGCGGCTGCAGGTCAGAAGGAACAGCGGCGGGGGAAGCCATCCGAGGGTGGTACTGAAGAAAGGGATCCGGGCAGGATGAAGAAGCAGGCTGTCAGCACTTCGCAAAGTGATGAAGGGGCTTCTTTTGTGGTGATTGGCAAGAGGTTTGGGTTTTAAGGAGTTTGTACTTTTGTACTTTTTTCTTTGACCGCAAAGAAAAAAGCTACCAAAAAAGAAACTCGCGGCTGCTTTCATTGCTTTGAAAGGGTGTGCGGATACGGAGTTTAGCGCTGCCGCAATGAAAAAGGCCGCAGGATCGGTTATGGCAGGGTGGTGATAGCAAATCGGAATAAGGGATAGGGCTGAAATATAGAGGAACTAGAGATAGATACAGAGTTGGACTATTTGGTTACTGTGACCGCAATGAAAAAGGCCGCAGGATCGGTTATGGCAGGGTGGTGATTCACAACCAGAACAGAAGATAACGCTGAATACATCGGAACAAAAGACAGATGCAGAGTTGGCCTATTTGGTTACTGCTGTCGCAATGAAAAAGGTCGCAGGATCGGTTATGGCTGGATGGTGATAATAAATCTGAATAATTCATAAATATCGCTTCAATGCGGCTTTT
The window above is part of the Arcticibacter tournemirensis genome. Proteins encoded here:
- a CDS encoding DUF3291 domain-containing protein, whose translation is MAVHRIPLLLQARCSFWKLLGCGKNGSFDLQPDLQQWGLLSVWDSQEDFDLFYSRSFVSRWWRAFTEEQWTVFCSPLETRGKWDEKEPFKPVVADDDYDGPVAVLTRATIRLSRIKRFWSNVGRVSDLMSSADGYVFSLGIGEAPVFKQATFSVWRSAKEMKLFAYSSAEHLDVIKKTRNENWYSEELFARFKPVGSFGSLKGRDPLKEFLNS